The following proteins are co-located in the Leishmania donovani BPK282A1 complete genome, chromosome 26 genome:
- a CDS encoding spliced leader RNA PSE-promoter transcription factor, putative translates to MCEGATVALLTLHPSSLGSKPPLSPPSTDTRTMRRSLRLWCSKLDLDGNPSRYFPRFRPRRLVMPVDPSDLHSDKRQPNPLFMKVKAQKRQRRRAEMRGAVQLASVPKERSVGDVYRLLMDACETQNLFSDAALTPRTVRDLESLLQAYKAANAALRRSGQASAAPLDGGAASAGESTTEQGSPRNDNAPQHSSPLYSRAFQASPPPVAASSFASATAADTLSIREVDQMWSMLDHTPLNAPVHGALALRGDALVRSVLLELTYSAYPRLRSKHVQQLLHETTGFLPCGRIAMRIGLAEHCGVEGDIAMWRELNVLSERMRIARKEAAAHLQRVEKGIAAQRRWYWRAVLRSAAARLKLFPVHKEDLLPRMQWVRSFLFAFVAFVEMAETSGDAHARVRPLIYQLFASQLARHIRLRQIIEAAEAIVAATSEQDARVDAPAAAPSATSPLSPPLDDNEASVEALHRRVAEELARVKSRTVDEEEVLEGRAHPMNRRADRRREQFESSGGAHGTQMLHDEALERHAEDYGHLAPPLLLHALESTSPNAFKEAQLVLRYAPQVSEKLRRSPIDVDQVVRRVVDVQETNNYASLHNAQQYRQVEYTVCRLYAGRYCLGEGKGETLMSAMQDASMRMLLNYYLRFPLSAPSPLESPTRTEGSSDCSSHGNGRAAIATAHIPDGEDGNAGGVPAPRIRSPTTEEEVVL, encoded by the coding sequence ATGTGTGAGGGTGccacggtggcgctgcttaCTCTTCACCCTTCTTCTCTCGGCTCTAagccacccctctcccctcccagTACCGACACACGTACAATGCGGCGCTCGCTGCGCTTGTGGTGCAGCAAGTTGGACCTGGATGGCAACCCGTCCCGCTACTTTCCGCGCTTCCGCCCGCGGCGGCTGGTCATGCCAGTCGATCCGAGCGACCTCCACAGCGACAAGCGGCAACCTAACCCGCTATTCATGAAGGTAAAGGCGCAAAAACGCCAACGTCGCCGTGCCGAGATGCGtggcgccgtgcagctggcAAGCGTTCCCAAGGAGCGCAGCGTGGGGGACGTGTACCGGCTCCTGATGGATGCTTGTGAGACGCAGAACTTGTTCTCCGATGCCGCGCTAACGCCGCGGACAGTGCGAGATCTGGAGTCTCTCCTGCAGGCCTACAAGGCCGCTaacgcagcgctgcgacgcTCTGGTCAAGCGTCAGCAGCTCCCCTCGATGGTGGAGCAGCGTCGGCCGGAGAATCGACAACGGAGCAGGGATCGCCACGTAACGACAACGCGCCGCAACACAGCTCTCCACTGTACTCGCGTGCCTTCCAAGCGAGTCCACCGCCAGTCGCCGCATCGTCCTTTGcctccgccactgccgctgacACACTCTCCATTCGCGAAGTGGATCAGATGTGGTCGATGCTCGATCACACACCCCTCAACGCCCCCGTGCACGGCGCTCTCGCCCTACGCGGGGACGCGCTGGTACGTTCCGTATTGCTGGAGCTCACCTACTCTGCTTATCCGCGGCTGCGCTCGAAGCATGTGCAGCAGTTGCTGCATGAAACGACAGGGTTTCTGCCGTGCGGCCGTATAGCCATGCGGATCGGCCTCGCCGAGCACTGCGGCGTAGAAGGTGACATCGCCATGTGGCGTGAGCTCAACGTCCTCTCGGAGCGCATGCGTATCGCGCgaaaggaggcggcagcgcacctgcagcgcgtcgaGAAGGGCAtagcagcgcagcgccggtggTACTGGAGGGCGGTGTTGcgctccgccgctgcacggCTGAAGCTGTTTCCAGTGCACAAGGAGGACCTGTTGCCGCGCATGCAGTGGGTGCGCAGCTTTCTCTTCGCCTTTGTTGCCTTCGTTGAGATGGCCGAGACTTCCGGAGACGCCCACGCCCGCGTGCGACCGCTTATCTATCAGCTGTTTGCGAGCCAGCTGGCACGCCATATACGGCTCCGTCAGATCAtcgaggcggcagaggccatTGTTGCCGCCACGTCCGAGCAGGACGCCCGTGTAgatgcaccagcagcagctccctcGGCTACTTCGCCTCTATCGCCGCCTTTGGATGATAATGAAGCGAGTGTCGAGgcgctccaccgccgcgttGCTGAGGAGCTGGCGCGGGTCAAGTCCCGCACTGtagacgaggaggaggtgctggagggcCGTGCGCACCCAATGAACCGCAGGGCCGACCGGCGGCGCGAACAGTTTGAGTCAAGTGGCGGCGCCCATGGTACCCAGATGCTCCACGATGAGGCCCTCGAGAGGCACGCGGAGGACTACGGCCATCTtgcaccaccgctgctgctccacgcACTTGAGTCGACTAGCCCGAATGCGTTCAAAGAGGCGCAACTTGTCCTTCGCTATGCGCCGCAGGTATCCGAGAAACTGCGCCGATCACCGATCGATGTTGATCAGGTGGTGCGTCGCGTCGTGGATGTGCAGGAGACAAACAACTACGCCTCACTGCACAACGCGCAGCAGTATCGCCAGGTGGAGTACACGGTTTGCCGCCTCTACGCCGGGCGCTACTGCCTGGGTGAGGGGAAGGGCGAAACGCTCATGTCGGCGATGCAGGATGCATCCATGCGGATGCTGTTGAATTACTACCTCCGGTTTCCTTTGtcagcaccatcgccgctggAGTCGCCGACGCGGACGGAGGGGAGCAGTGATTGCTCCAGTCATGGCAATGGCAGGGCTGCTATAGCGACGGCACACATCCCTgacggcgaggacggcaACGCGGGTggcgtgccggcgccgcggatTCGCTCGCCGACGACGGAGGAAGAAGTCGTGCTGTAG
- a CDS encoding 10 kDa heat shock protein, putative — translation MRACCLACCQAEKRVEKRPTRYAGHGTRTLLLSSGRKRGTDEGRQGKDVRTWSEGNRYVVAQKTNEKTTARPSKGEGAAWAGHSLLILSLVSCPTTPCPPSSV, via the coding sequence ATGAGAGCGTGCTGCTTGGCGTGCTGTCAAGCTGAGAAACGGGTGGAGAAGAGACCGACACGGTACGCGGGAcacggcacacgcactctTCTCCTTAGCAGTGGACGGAAAAGAGGAACGGATGAAGGGAGGCAGGGGAAGGATGTCCGGACGTGGTCGGAGGGCAACAGGTATGTCGTCGCACAGAAAACAAATGAAAAAACAACCGCCCGTCCGAgtaagggggagggagcagCGTGGGCAGGCCACTCCTTGCTCATCCTTTCGCTCGTCTCTTGTCCAACGACCCCTTGCCCCCCTTCATCCGTT
- a CDS encoding 10 kDa heat shock protein, putative, producing MLRFTIPALKKLQPLGQRVLVKRVQPAKQTKAGILIPEQVAAKVNEGTVVAVAAGSKDWTPTVKVGDTVLLPEYGGSSVKVEGEELFLYDESVLLGVLSS from the coding sequence ATGCTCCGCTTCACCATCCCCGCCCTGAAgaagctgcagccgctgggCCAGCGCGTGCTGGTGAAGCGCGTGCAGCCGGCGAAGCAGACGAAGGCCGGCATCCTGATCCCTGAGCAGGTGGCTGCCAAGGTCAACGAGGGCACCgttgtggcggtggcggctgggTCGAAGGACTGGACGCCGACGGTGAAGGTGGGCGACACGGTACTGCTGCCGGAGTACGGTGGCTCTTCGGTGAAGgtggaaggggaggagcTCTTCCTGTACGATGAGAGCGTGCTGCTTGGCGTGCTGTCAAGCTGA